In Laspinema palackyanum D2c, a genomic segment contains:
- a CDS encoding DUF2996 domain-containing protein has product MSADKPNSEEASTNPTTPPANPNAGESVTPAASKEQAPSIEEPQATDMPTANTPDPASANPEENPNAAAEPKAKKPAAKAAAKPPGKAAKGEDAKPEAAAKKAKAPAVEDKPFAEFIEQDYIPALKTALAQKGIEDLQIAWSKQKVTMPGFTSEESWAQVKGDWLNGSRHFRVYFPTEDIKGPRAFSCFERVSQPSTLEPFLIDERKIDLDGLVFYVVQRLTAQKWVTRN; this is encoded by the coding sequence ATGTCAGCAGACAAACCTAACTCAGAGGAAGCATCCACAAATCCGACGACTCCCCCGGCGAATCCGAATGCGGGAGAATCGGTGACTCCAGCCGCCTCTAAAGAGCAGGCCCCGAGTATCGAAGAACCCCAAGCAACGGATATGCCAACGGCAAACACTCCCGATCCGGCGAGTGCTAATCCGGAAGAGAACCCGAATGCGGCAGCGGAACCCAAAGCCAAAAAACCAGCAGCCAAAGCTGCTGCTAAACCCCCAGGGAAGGCAGCTAAGGGAGAGGATGCCAAACCGGAAGCAGCCGCGAAAAAGGCGAAGGCTCCAGCCGTAGAAGATAAACCCTTTGCGGAGTTCATCGAACAGGATTATATCCCGGCCTTGAAAACGGCCCTCGCCCAAAAGGGGATTGAGGACCTACAAATCGCTTGGTCCAAGCAAAAAGTGACCATGCCCGGTTTTACCTCAGAGGAAAGCTGGGCGCAGGTTAAGGGGGATTGGTTGAACGGATCCCGTCATTTCCGGGTTTATTTCCCCACGGAGGATATCAAAGGACCTAGAGCGTTTTCCTGCTTTGAGCGGGTCAGCCAACCGAGCACTTTAGAGCCCTTCTTGATTGACGAACGTAAGATTGACCTCGATGGGTTGGTCTTTTATGTCGTGCAAAGACTGACGGCTCAAAAGTGGGTAACTCGTAATTAG
- a CDS encoding protein kinase domain-containing protein, giving the protein MSFCLNPQCQKPQNQDGAQYCANCGARLRLGDRYRAIQPIAAGGFGRTFLAIDEYKPSKPRCVIKQFHPDAQINSNSPKASQLFRQEAIQLEQLGQHPQIPDLLATFEQEGRQYLVQEFIDGQHLADELAFSGPFTDSQIRQLLNNLLPVLQYVHDRQVIHRDIKPENIIRRRSDGQLVLVDFGSAKAVTGTSIGRSGTVIGSAGYAAPEQAIGKPTFASDIYSLGITCIHLMTQIEPFELFDPREGAWIWPDYLVDNPVSDSLRRVLDKMLQQPLSRRYSSVTQVLADLNRTGSAPKPALTPPKNALSSVEELGEQMTRLQQEKSVRLGVSYLLWMAGFFGVGGLHRFYNGKYVTGVLWFCTWNLFFLGQMVDAFIMPGMVDKYQDKMRKKLGISETGVPLAPQNAISQTLSLQTQDQLMIALVRAAQVRGGYLSVTQAVMDTNRGFSEVEQALTQMVSAGYVSVENDPVSGVVIYRFNEL; this is encoded by the coding sequence ATGAGTTTCTGCCTAAATCCTCAATGTCAGAAGCCCCAGAACCAGGATGGGGCGCAATATTGTGCCAATTGTGGCGCGAGGTTAAGGTTGGGCGATCGCTACCGTGCCATCCAACCGATCGCGGCGGGTGGTTTTGGCAGAACCTTTCTGGCGATCGACGAATACAAACCCTCCAAACCCCGCTGCGTCATCAAACAATTCCACCCCGACGCCCAGATTAACAGTAATTCCCCCAAAGCCTCCCAACTCTTCCGCCAAGAAGCCATCCAACTCGAACAACTGGGACAACATCCCCAAATACCCGACTTGCTGGCAACCTTTGAACAGGAAGGACGGCAATATTTAGTCCAAGAATTCATCGATGGACAACATTTGGCAGACGAACTGGCCTTCTCTGGTCCGTTCACCGACTCCCAAATTCGCCAACTGTTGAATAACTTACTCCCAGTCCTGCAATATGTCCACGATCGCCAGGTGATTCACCGGGATATCAAACCTGAAAATATCATCCGGCGGCGCAGTGACGGACAACTTGTTTTAGTAGACTTTGGTTCCGCCAAAGCCGTCACCGGCACCAGTATCGGCAGAAGCGGCACCGTCATCGGTAGCGCCGGATATGCAGCCCCTGAACAGGCGATCGGGAAACCCACCTTTGCCAGCGATATCTACAGTCTGGGAATCACCTGCATCCATTTGATGACCCAAATCGAACCCTTTGAACTCTTCGACCCCCGAGAAGGGGCCTGGATCTGGCCGGACTATCTCGTCGATAATCCCGTCAGCGATTCCTTACGGCGGGTTTTGGACAAAATGCTGCAACAGCCCCTATCTCGGCGCTATAGTTCCGTCACCCAAGTCCTTGCCGATTTAAACCGCACCGGATCTGCCCCGAAACCCGCCCTCACCCCCCCGAAGAATGCCTTGTCATCCGTGGAGGAGTTAGGGGAGCAAATGACTCGCTTGCAGCAAGAAAAATCCGTCAGACTCGGGGTCAGTTACCTGTTATGGATGGCAGGCTTTTTTGGAGTGGGGGGCCTGCATCGGTTTTATAACGGCAAATACGTCACCGGAGTCCTGTGGTTTTGTACCTGGAACTTGTTCTTTTTAGGTCAAATGGTGGATGCGTTTATTATGCCGGGGATGGTGGATAAATACCAAGACAAGATGAGAAAAAAACTCGGAATATCCGAAACTGGAGTCCCATTAGCTCCCCAAAATGCGATTAGCCAAACCCTCAGCCTGCAAACCCAAGATCAACTCATGATCGCCCTGGTGAGAGCCGCCCAAGTCCGAGGGGGCTACCTTTCCGTCACCCAAGCTGTCATGGACACTAATCGGGGCTTTAGCGAAGTCGAACAAGCCCTCACCCAGATGGTGTCCGCCGGTTATGTCAGCGTAGAAAACGACCCCGTTTCCGGAGTCGTCATCTATCGATTCAACGAATTGTGA
- the acsF gene encoding magnesium-protoporphyrin IX monomethyl ester (oxidative) cyclase, with protein MVDSLKKPAFEEIRPGVKAPAKDTILTPRFYTTDFDEMARMDISPNEDELQAILEEFRADYNRHHFVRDEEFNQSWDGIDGETRQLFIEFLERSCTAEFSGFLLYKELARKLKDKNPVLAECFLLMSRDEARHAGFLNKAMSDFKLSLDLGFLTKSKKYTFFKPKFIFYATYLSEKIGYWRYITIYRHLEAHPEHRIYPIFRFFENWCQDENRHGDFFDALMKAQPEILNDWKAKLWSRFFLLSVFATMFLNDIQRSGFYAVLGLDAREYDIHVIRKTNENAGRVFPVILDVDHPEFFARLDTCTQNNAKIAEIAGSNQPKIVQFFQKLPLYISTVWQIVRLYLLKPIDKTAEQGLAH; from the coding sequence ATGGTAGATTCCCTAAAGAAACCTGCGTTTGAAGAAATCCGCCCGGGGGTTAAAGCTCCCGCCAAGGACACCATCCTGACGCCGCGCTTCTACACCACGGACTTTGATGAGATGGCGCGGATGGACATCTCCCCCAACGAAGACGAACTCCAAGCCATTCTCGAAGAGTTCCGCGCCGACTACAACCGGCACCACTTCGTTCGGGATGAAGAGTTCAACCAATCTTGGGATGGGATTGATGGGGAAACTCGTCAACTGTTCATCGAATTTCTGGAACGCTCTTGCACCGCTGAGTTTTCTGGGTTTCTTCTTTACAAGGAACTCGCACGCAAGCTCAAAGACAAAAATCCGGTTCTAGCTGAGTGCTTTTTGCTGATGTCCCGAGATGAGGCACGTCACGCCGGATTCCTAAACAAGGCGATGAGTGACTTCAAACTATCCCTGGATTTGGGATTTTTAACCAAAAGTAAGAAATACACCTTTTTTAAGCCGAAATTCATCTTCTACGCGACCTATTTATCGGAAAAAATTGGGTATTGGCGCTATATCACCATTTATCGGCATTTGGAAGCGCATCCTGAACATCGGATTTATCCAATTTTCCGCTTCTTTGAAAACTGGTGTCAGGATGAAAACCGCCACGGCGACTTCTTTGATGCCTTGATGAAGGCCCAGCCTGAAATCTTAAACGATTGGAAAGCAAAACTGTGGAGCCGTTTCTTTTTACTCTCGGTTTTTGCTACCATGTTTTTGAATGATATTCAGCGTTCCGGATTCTACGCGGTGCTCGGTCTCGATGCGCGTGAGTATGATATTCACGTCATCCGCAAGACAAATGAAAATGCGGGACGGGTTTTCCCGGTAATTTTGGATGTGGATCATCCAGAGTTCTTTGCCCGATTGGATACTTGCACGCAAAATAATGCTAAAATAGCAGAAATCGCAGGTTCTAACCAGCCTAAGATCGTGCAGTTTTTCCAGAAGCTACCCCTTTACATCTCAACTGTCTGGCAAATCGTGCGGCTTTATTTGTTGAAGCCTATTGATAAAACCGCAGAACAAGGGTTGGCTCACTAG